The following coding sequences are from one Capsicum annuum cultivar UCD-10X-F1 chromosome 3, UCD10Xv1.1, whole genome shotgun sequence window:
- the LOC107862365 gene encoding alternaria stem canker resistance protein 1 isoform X1: MEKLYHVVASVDWEKESFPEYQDLIFLVFFALFFPLLRFVLDSFVFEALAKRMIFGEKAVVNINGSIERKKINKFKESAWKFVYFLSAELLALSVTCNEPWFTNSRYFWAGPGDLVWPDLKMKLKLKFLYMYAGGFYLYSIFATLYWETRRSDFAAQIIHHVTTVSLIVLSYVYGFARVGSVVLALHDGSDVFMEIAKMSKYSGFQMIADIFFSLFAMAFTFLRIICYPFWVIRSTCYEILFVVDIEKDRTTGIILYFAFNAMLICLLGLHLFWFKIILRMIRNQILSKGHVNDDAREGKRTLLHCSYILPA, translated from the exons ATGGAAAAACTGTATCATGTCGTTGCTTCAGTTGACTGGGAGAAAGAGTCTTTTCCCGAGTACCAGGATttgatttttcttgtatttttcgCACTCTTCTTCCCCCTCCTTCGATTCGTACTCGACAGTTTTGTTTTCGAG GCATTGGCTAAGCGAATGATTTTTGGAGAGAAGGCGGTTGTAAATATCAATGGCAGTATAGAGAGGAAGAAGATCAACAAATTCAAAGAGTCGGCATGGAAGTTTGTGTACTTTCTATCTGCTGAGTTGCTTGCACTTTCTGTGACTTGTAATGAGCCTTGGTTCACGAATAGTCGGTATTTCTGGGCAGGACCTGGAGATTTGGTTTGGCCTGATCTGAAAATGAA ATTGAAGCTGAAATTCTTGTACATGTATGCCGGAGGATTTTACTTATACTCGATATTTGCAACGCTTTATTGGGAAACAAGACGCTCTGATTTTGCTGCACAAATAATTCATCATGTAACAACAGTATCACTCATTGTGTTGTCTTATGTATACGG GTTTGCGCGTGTTGGATCAGTGGTTCTAGCACTTCATGATGGAAGTGATGTGTTTATGGAAATTGCAAAGATGTCGAAATACAGTGGCTTCCAAATGATTGctgatatttttttctctcttttcgcTATGGCTTTTACCTTTCTTCGTATAATCTGCTATCCCTTCTGGGTAATCCGAAGCACCTG CTATGAGATTCTTTTCGTAGTGGACATAGAGAAGGACCGGACTACTGGGATCATACTTTACTTTGCGTTCAATGCAATGCTGATATGCTTATTGGGTCTTCACCTCTTTTGGTTTAAAATCATATTACGGATGATTAGGAACCAAATCCTATCAAAAGGCCACGTTAATGATGACGCTCGAGAAGGTAAAAGAACCCTGCTTCATTGTTCATATATACTTCCAGCATGA
- the LOC107862365 gene encoding alternaria stem canker resistance protein 1 isoform X3 yields MIFGEKAVVNINGSIERKKINKFKESAWKFVYFLSAELLALSVTCNEPWFTNSRYFWAGPGDLVWPDLKMKLKLKFLYMYAGGFYLYSIFATLYWETRRSDFAAQIIHHVTTVSLIVLSYVYGFARVGSVVLALHDGSDVFMEIAKMSKYSGFQMIADIFFSLFAMAFTFLRIICYPFWVIRSTCYEILFVVDIEKDRTTGIILYFAFNAMLICLLGLHLFWFKIILRMIRNQILSKGHVNDDAREDSESDDEHED; encoded by the exons ATGATTTTTGGAGAGAAGGCGGTTGTAAATATCAATGGCAGTATAGAGAGGAAGAAGATCAACAAATTCAAAGAGTCGGCATGGAAGTTTGTGTACTTTCTATCTGCTGAGTTGCTTGCACTTTCTGTGACTTGTAATGAGCCTTGGTTCACGAATAGTCGGTATTTCTGGGCAGGACCTGGAGATTTGGTTTGGCCTGATCTGAAAATGAA ATTGAAGCTGAAATTCTTGTACATGTATGCCGGAGGATTTTACTTATACTCGATATTTGCAACGCTTTATTGGGAAACAAGACGCTCTGATTTTGCTGCACAAATAATTCATCATGTAACAACAGTATCACTCATTGTGTTGTCTTATGTATACGG GTTTGCGCGTGTTGGATCAGTGGTTCTAGCACTTCATGATGGAAGTGATGTGTTTATGGAAATTGCAAAGATGTCGAAATACAGTGGCTTCCAAATGATTGctgatatttttttctctcttttcgcTATGGCTTTTACCTTTCTTCGTATAATCTGCTATCCCTTCTGGGTAATCCGAAGCACCTG CTATGAGATTCTTTTCGTAGTGGACATAGAGAAGGACCGGACTACTGGGATCATACTTTACTTTGCGTTCAATGCAATGCTGATATGCTTATTGGGTCTTCACCTCTTTTGGTTTAAAATCATATTACGGATGATTAGGAACCAAATCCTATCAAAAGGCCACGTTAATGATGACGCTCGAGAAG ATTCTGAATCCGATGATGAGCACGAAGATTGA
- the LOC107862365 gene encoding alternaria stem canker resistance protein 1 isoform X2: MEKLYHVVASVDWEKESFPEYQDLIFLVFFALFFPLLRFVLDSFVFEALAKRMIFGEKAVVNINGSIERKKINKFKESAWKFVYFLSAELLALSVTCNEPWFTNSRYFWAGPGDLVWPDLKMKLKLKFLYMYAGGFYLYSIFATLYWETRRSDFAAQIIHHVTTVSLIVLSYVYGFARVGSVVLALHDGSDVFMEIAKMSKYSGFQMIADIFFSLFAMAFTFLRIICYPFWVIRSTCYEILFVVDIEKDRTTGIILYFAFNAMLICLLGLHLFWFKIILRMIRNQILSKGHVNDDAREDSESDDEHED, encoded by the exons ATGGAAAAACTGTATCATGTCGTTGCTTCAGTTGACTGGGAGAAAGAGTCTTTTCCCGAGTACCAGGATttgatttttcttgtatttttcgCACTCTTCTTCCCCCTCCTTCGATTCGTACTCGACAGTTTTGTTTTCGAG GCATTGGCTAAGCGAATGATTTTTGGAGAGAAGGCGGTTGTAAATATCAATGGCAGTATAGAGAGGAAGAAGATCAACAAATTCAAAGAGTCGGCATGGAAGTTTGTGTACTTTCTATCTGCTGAGTTGCTTGCACTTTCTGTGACTTGTAATGAGCCTTGGTTCACGAATAGTCGGTATTTCTGGGCAGGACCTGGAGATTTGGTTTGGCCTGATCTGAAAATGAA ATTGAAGCTGAAATTCTTGTACATGTATGCCGGAGGATTTTACTTATACTCGATATTTGCAACGCTTTATTGGGAAACAAGACGCTCTGATTTTGCTGCACAAATAATTCATCATGTAACAACAGTATCACTCATTGTGTTGTCTTATGTATACGG GTTTGCGCGTGTTGGATCAGTGGTTCTAGCACTTCATGATGGAAGTGATGTGTTTATGGAAATTGCAAAGATGTCGAAATACAGTGGCTTCCAAATGATTGctgatatttttttctctcttttcgcTATGGCTTTTACCTTTCTTCGTATAATCTGCTATCCCTTCTGGGTAATCCGAAGCACCTG CTATGAGATTCTTTTCGTAGTGGACATAGAGAAGGACCGGACTACTGGGATCATACTTTACTTTGCGTTCAATGCAATGCTGATATGCTTATTGGGTCTTCACCTCTTTTGGTTTAAAATCATATTACGGATGATTAGGAACCAAATCCTATCAAAAGGCCACGTTAATGATGACGCTCGAGAAG ATTCTGAATCCGATGATGAGCACGAAGATTGA